A stretch of DNA from Candidatus Bathyarchaeota archaeon:
AAATAACCCACCAAGGAAAGCTGCAGGTGGAGACATTTTAAAAATATTTAGTAACCCTCTATTTTTTTGGGCAAATAAATGTAAATCACGCCCTCGTTGCGAGTATTTGGACCAAAGGGAATTTAATGTTATCCCATATCGTTCATAATCCTGATACGTTACATCAGTTACATACAAGCTCCAACCAGCATCTCTAACACGAAGTTCAGCATCTAAATCTTCCCCGTAGCCTTTGATGTTTTCATCAAAACCACCTGCCTCTCGGATTGCAGTTACACGATAAATACAACCACTAGTACCTAAAGATTTAAAGCGTTCAGTTTTTTCATTGTTGAAATCCACCATTTTTGAAGCAGCACGGGAATAAATTTCCAAGGTGGCAAGCAAATTTCCACCTTCAATCAAGCCACATTTCCCTTTTGCTATTCCGACTTTAGGACTAATATCCATAAATTCTACTTGTTTTCTAACAAAATCGTTGGACAGTATCATGTCACCGTCAACCCAAACGATATATTCAGCAACGGCTTCATCAACGACTATTTGTCTAGCTTTTCCTAAACCGTTATCATCATAAAAAATCTTGAATTTTAAATCAGTTTTACTCAAATCATTCTTGATTACATTTACAGTGTTATCTTCACTATAACCGTCTACAATAATTAATTCCATAAGATC
This window harbors:
- a CDS encoding glycosyltransferase; the protein is MTIGICVKNFAKYVKDTLSSLNEQDFPHDLMELIIVDGYSEDNTVNVIKNDLSKTDLKFKIFYDDNGLGKARQIVVDEAVAEYIVWVDGDMILSNDFVRKQVEFMDISPKVGIAKGKCGLIEGGNLLATLEIYSRAASKMVDFNNEKTERFKSLGTSGCIYRVTAIREAGGFDENIKGYGEDLDAELRVRDAGWSLYVTDVTYQDYERYGITLNSLWSKYSQRGRDLHLFAQKNRGLLNIFKMSPPAAFLGGLFHSFTIYRLNRKKIAFLLPFQCGIKHMAWCFGFFSSQINS